A part of Geothrix oryzae genomic DNA contains:
- a CDS encoding response regulator has translation MESTRVLVVEDEPINLEALVENLQFEGYETTGVSSGAEAWRAISEHPDEFDVILLDRVMPDMDGIEILRRLKARSTPIRASVIMQTALSSDRDIVEGLRAGAYYYLTKPFTAQALLAIVGAAARDRRGYRKLQLDAQQATRALACMATAQFTFQTPEQAWDLATVIAKATPNPERAVGGLSELMLNAIEHGNLGITYAGKSRLLAEDRWKEEIAHRLALPEHAGKRATISFERVDGEIRFHIRDEGPGFEWRDYLELSPERAFHLHGRGIAMSRQVWFDRLDYLGAGNEVVAVIRL, from the coding sequence ATGGAATCCACCCGCGTACTGGTCGTCGAAGACGAGCCGATCAACCTCGAGGCCCTCGTCGAGAACCTCCAATTCGAAGGCTACGAAACGACCGGCGTATCGAGCGGCGCGGAGGCCTGGCGGGCCATCTCCGAGCATCCCGATGAATTCGATGTGATCCTCCTCGACCGGGTGATGCCGGACATGGACGGCATCGAGATCCTGCGGCGGCTCAAGGCCCGGTCCACCCCCATCCGCGCCTCGGTCATCATGCAGACCGCGCTCTCCAGCGACCGGGACATCGTGGAAGGGTTGCGGGCGGGGGCCTACTACTACCTGACGAAGCCCTTCACCGCCCAGGCCCTGCTGGCCATCGTCGGCGCCGCGGCCCGGGATCGCCGGGGCTACCGGAAGCTCCAGCTGGACGCCCAGCAGGCCACCCGCGCCCTGGCCTGCATGGCCACCGCCCAGTTCACCTTCCAGACCCCGGAGCAGGCCTGGGACCTCGCCACCGTGATCGCCAAGGCCACTCCGAACCCGGAGCGAGCCGTCGGCGGGCTCTCCGAGCTGATGCTCAACGCCATCGAACACGGCAACCTCGGCATCACCTACGCCGGGAAGTCCCGCCTCCTCGCCGAGGACCGCTGGAAGGAGGAGATCGCCCACCGGCTCGCGCTGCCAGAGCATGCGGGGAAGCGGGCCACGATCTCGTTCGAGCGGGTGGACGGCGAGATCCGGTTCCACATCCGCGACGAGGGCCCCGGGTTCGAGTGGCGGGACTACCTGGAACTGAGCCCGGAACGTGCCTTCCACCTCCATGGCCGGGGCATCGCCATGTCCAGGCAGGTCTGGTTCGATCGCCTGGACTACCTGGGGGCCGGGAACGAAGTCGTGGCGGTGATCCGCCTCTAA
- a CDS encoding Hpt domain-containing protein, whose product MQVDAADQLRRLLEGIPGLEVEVGLTTVGGRVESLARLIRKYEQLHAGDIQVLREGLAVGEPETTRRLAHSLKGAAGFLGLTSIQALASALEAALRPEGPANEIEGLLAAFEGENDRVCTAIRALPAPE is encoded by the coding sequence ATGCAGGTGGATGCCGCGGATCAGCTGAGACGGCTCCTCGAAGGCATCCCCGGCCTGGAGGTCGAAGTCGGGCTGACGACGGTGGGCGGCCGGGTGGAGAGCCTGGCGCGCTTGATCCGCAAATACGAGCAGCTGCACGCGGGCGACATCCAGGTTCTGAGAGAAGGTCTTGCCGTTGGGGAGCCCGAGACCACGCGGAGGCTGGCCCACTCCCTGAAGGGGGCCGCCGGATTCCTGGGGTTGACCTCGATCCAGGCCCTCGCCAGCGCGCTCGAGGCGGCGCTCCGCCCGGAGGGACCCGCTAACGAGATCGAGGGCCTGCTGGCCGCCTTCGAAGGGGAGAACGACCGGGTCTGCACCGCGATCCGGGCCCTTCCCGCGCCGGAATAG
- a CDS encoding protein-L-isoaspartate(D-aspartate) O-methyltransferase, whose translation MRRQLGVLLMLTFGGCDPEPARPAAPAETAFAEARVRMVREQIAARGVTDGRVLAAMARVPRHEFVPAGQRNEAYEDWPLPIGHGQTISQPYIVAFMTAALAPKPGDRVLEIGTGSGYQAAVLSGLVAEVFTLEIVPPLARRAEADLQRLGYGNVRVRAGDGYLGWPEAAPFDAIIVTCAPDQVPQTLVDQLKVGGRMIIPVGRALGAQELYLLRKRPAGLETQAVLPVRFVPMVPGRPS comes from the coding sequence ATGCGAAGGCAGCTGGGGGTGCTCTTGATGCTCACCTTCGGGGGCTGCGATCCGGAACCGGCCCGGCCGGCCGCCCCGGCGGAGACGGCCTTCGCCGAGGCCCGGGTGCGCATGGTGCGCGAGCAGATCGCCGCCCGCGGCGTCACGGACGGGCGGGTGCTGGCCGCCATGGCGCGGGTGCCCCGGCACGAGTTCGTACCCGCCGGTCAGCGGAACGAGGCCTACGAGGACTGGCCCCTGCCCATCGGCCATGGCCAGACCATCTCCCAGCCCTACATCGTGGCCTTCATGACGGCGGCGCTGGCTCCGAAGCCCGGAGACCGCGTCCTGGAGATCGGCACGGGATCGGGCTACCAGGCGGCGGTGCTGTCGGGTCTGGTGGCGGAGGTCTTCACGCTCGAGATCGTGCCTCCTCTGGCTCGCCGCGCCGAGGCGGACCTTCAGCGCCTGGGCTATGGGAATGTGAGGGTCCGGGCCGGGGATGGCTACCTCGGCTGGCCCGAGGCGGCGCCGTTCGACGCCATCATCGTGACCTGCGCGCCCGACCAGGTGCCCCAGACTCTGGTGGATCAGCTCAAGGTGGGCGGTCGGATGATCATCCCCGTGGGCCGGGCGCTCGGGGCCCAGGAACTCTACCTGCTGCGGAAGCGGCCCGCCGGGCTCGAAACCCAGGCCGTGCTGCCCGTCCGGTTCGTGCCGATGGTGCCCGGGAGACCCTCCTGA
- a CDS encoding VIT and vWA domain-containing protein — translation MSLRRSTTTLLACCAGLAVSVQGDAQARSRPSSVRQSPPQGGEPADATLSPYFFVKSEGGAVDQLPLKATSAKVAIAGVIAEVTVTQVYRNTGTKPLEAVYVFPGSTRSAVHGMTMRIGERVLKAQIKERGQARADYEQAKAQGRSTSLLEQHRPNVFQMNVANILPGDEIRVELAYTELLVPTDGTYRFVYPTVVGPRYAGKGGTDSSTGEPWVANPYTHAGEKPAATFDLELKLSAGLPIQRMVCGTHKTAIAYDGKAEATLKLDPSESRGGNRDVIVQYQLVGSAVQSGLLLDQGLHEGREENTFLLMAQPPKRVASKDIPPREFVFIMDVSGSQMGFPIEMSKVLMKEMIQGLRPQDLFNVMVFEGSSAFWSPSGSLHATPENAQQALAFVRSQNGGGGTELGSALRKALGLPRVPGISRTFVVSTDGYISADGQVFDLIRKNLGSANLFTFGIGTSVNRHLIEGMAHAGQGEAFVITKPEQAAAEAERFRAYVSSPVLTNLKLTVNGFRIHDLEPLQLPDVLADRPVICLGKWTGEAKGTVTLSGMSGAGPWSQTFEVGQVKGREHGALRQLWARQRIQMLSDYEQFGQDEGRKAEVTRLGLAYHLLTAHTSFVAVDTVIRNAGGPSTTVTQPLPLPEGVSDAAVGGLQVQAAAYAPAPLMKLASPASAVVEVLAQDRARREVKQAAPRLRILAFSGITGTSDPRSLRGELEARLQDPALVAALAGLPAGTELALKVDPTGQVVSVAFDQTFPGAAKAKALILAWRVQSWSGGLAGSLELSLSLNP, via the coding sequence ATGTCGCTGCGCCGGTCCACCACCACCCTGCTCGCCTGCTGCGCCGGGCTCGCCGTGTCCGTCCAGGGGGACGCCCAGGCCCGCAGCCGGCCCTCCTCCGTGCGCCAGAGCCCTCCCCAGGGCGGAGAGCCGGCCGATGCCACCCTCTCCCCCTATTTCTTCGTGAAGAGCGAGGGCGGCGCCGTGGACCAGCTACCGCTGAAGGCCACCTCGGCCAAGGTGGCCATCGCGGGGGTCATCGCCGAGGTGACGGTGACCCAGGTCTACCGGAACACCGGGACAAAGCCCCTGGAGGCGGTCTATGTCTTCCCGGGCTCCACGCGGTCGGCCGTCCACGGCATGACCATGCGCATCGGCGAGCGGGTGCTGAAGGCCCAGATCAAGGAGCGCGGCCAGGCCCGGGCCGACTACGAGCAGGCCAAGGCCCAGGGCCGCAGCACCTCCCTGTTGGAGCAGCACCGGCCCAATGTCTTCCAGATGAATGTGGCGAACATCCTGCCCGGCGACGAGATCCGCGTGGAGCTGGCCTACACGGAGCTGCTGGTCCCCACGGACGGCACCTACCGCTTCGTCTATCCCACGGTGGTGGGCCCGCGCTATGCCGGGAAGGGGGGCACGGATTCGAGTACGGGCGAACCCTGGGTGGCGAACCCCTATACGCATGCCGGCGAGAAGCCGGCGGCCACCTTCGACCTGGAGCTGAAGCTGTCGGCGGGCCTGCCCATCCAGCGGATGGTCTGCGGCACCCACAAGACCGCCATCGCCTATGACGGCAAGGCCGAGGCCACCCTGAAGCTCGATCCCTCGGAAAGCCGGGGGGGCAACCGCGATGTCATCGTCCAGTACCAGCTGGTGGGGAGTGCGGTGCAATCCGGGCTGCTGTTGGATCAGGGCCTCCATGAGGGGCGGGAGGAGAATACCTTTCTGCTCATGGCCCAGCCGCCCAAGCGCGTGGCTTCCAAGGACATCCCGCCCCGCGAGTTCGTCTTCATCATGGATGTCTCCGGTAGCCAGATGGGTTTTCCCATCGAGATGTCGAAGGTGCTCATGAAGGAGATGATCCAGGGCCTGCGGCCCCAGGACCTCTTCAATGTGATGGTCTTCGAGGGCAGCTCGGCGTTCTGGTCCCCCTCCGGATCGCTGCACGCCACGCCCGAAAACGCCCAGCAGGCCCTGGCCTTCGTGCGCTCGCAGAACGGCGGCGGCGGCACGGAGCTCGGCAGCGCCTTGCGCAAGGCCCTGGGCCTGCCCCGGGTGCCCGGCATCTCCCGCACCTTCGTGGTGTCCACGGACGGGTACATCAGCGCCGACGGCCAGGTGTTCGACCTCATCCGGAAGAACCTCGGCTCGGCCAACCTCTTCACCTTCGGCATCGGCACCTCCGTGAACCGCCACCTCATCGAGGGGATGGCCCACGCCGGGCAGGGCGAGGCCTTCGTCATCACCAAACCCGAGCAGGCCGCCGCCGAGGCCGAGCGCTTCCGGGCCTATGTCTCCTCCCCCGTGCTCACCAACCTGAAGCTCACCGTGAACGGCTTCCGCATCCATGACCTCGAGCCCCTGCAGCTGCCCGATGTGCTGGCGGACCGGCCCGTGATCTGCCTCGGCAAATGGACCGGCGAAGCGAAAGGCACCGTCACGCTGTCCGGCATGAGCGGCGCCGGGCCCTGGAGCCAGACCTTCGAGGTGGGCCAGGTGAAGGGCCGCGAGCACGGCGCCCTGCGCCAGCTCTGGGCCCGCCAGCGCATCCAGATGCTGTCGGACTACGAGCAGTTCGGCCAGGACGAGGGCCGCAAGGCGGAGGTCACGCGCCTGGGCCTCGCCTACCACCTGCTCACGGCCCACACCTCCTTCGTGGCCGTGGATACGGTGATCCGGAACGCGGGTGGACCCTCCACCACGGTCACCCAGCCCCTGCCGCTGCCCGAAGGCGTGTCCGACGCCGCCGTGGGTGGCCTGCAGGTCCAGGCGGCGGCCTATGCGCCCGCGCCCCTGATGAAGCTGGCTTCCCCGGCCTCCGCGGTGGTGGAAGTCCTGGCCCAGGACCGGGCCCGGCGGGAGGTGAAACAGGCCGCTCCCCGTCTTCGCATCCTGGCCTTCTCGGGCATCACGGGGACTTCGGATCCCAGGAGCCTTCGGGGCGAGCTGGAAGCCCGGCTGCAGGATCCGGCCCTGGTGGCCGCCCTGGCGGGCCTTCCGGCCGGCACCGAGCTGGCCTTGAAGGTGGACCCCACCGGACAGGTGGTCTCCGTGGCCTTCGACCAGACCTTCCCCGGGGCCGCCAAAGCCAAGGCCCTGATCCTGGCCTGGCGCGTGCAGAGCTGGAGCGGGGGCTTGGCGGGGAGCCTGGAACTCAGCCTTAGCCTGAATCCCTGA
- a CDS encoding RNA polymerase sigma factor — translation MDSDLPLDPFPALAAAQPDLAAADGRAAILVRLRERIVAFAASRYAGSQAEDLAQEVLVLIHTKYGHLERLEDLLPLAFQILRFKLAAARRKAARRGEFDAVDVEVFPPASDAPDPAAVLERKELLARLMGGIGRMGERCRELFRLKLQGHSFPEIQGRMGAASLNTIYTWDHRCRKQLLASLGGSWDGSGGRGTP, via the coding sequence ATGGATTCCGACCTCCCCCTCGACCCCTTCCCCGCCCTGGCGGCCGCGCAGCCGGACCTGGCCGCCGCCGACGGCCGGGCGGCGATCCTGGTCCGGCTCCGTGAAAGGATCGTGGCCTTCGCGGCATCCCGGTATGCAGGCTCCCAGGCGGAGGACCTGGCCCAGGAGGTGCTGGTGCTGATCCACACGAAGTACGGCCATCTGGAGCGCCTGGAGGACCTGCTGCCCCTGGCCTTCCAGATCCTGCGCTTCAAGCTGGCGGCCGCCCGGCGCAAGGCCGCGCGGCGCGGCGAATTCGACGCCGTGGATGTGGAGGTCTTCCCCCCGGCCTCCGATGCGCCGGATCCCGCGGCGGTCCTGGAGCGCAAAGAGCTGCTGGCCCGGCTCATGGGCGGCATCGGCCGCATGGGGGAGCGCTGCCGGGAGCTGTTCCGCCTCAAGCTGCAGGGGCACAGCTTCCCCGAGATCCAGGGAAGGATGGGCGCCGCCAGCCTCAACACCATCTACACCTGGGACCACCGCTGCCGGAAGCAGCTGCTCGCGTCGCTGGGCGGCAGCTGGGACGGATCCGGCGGAAGGGGGACGCCATGA
- the surE gene encoding 5'/3'-nucleotidase SurE gives MSERLILLTNDDGLWAPGLSALARAAARFGRVVTVAPDRNRSAISSALSLHNILRLHEIGPDRHACDGTPVDCVLLGVCEVLDRKPDWVLSGINHGFNLGEDVFYSGTVGAAFEGRLQGARAAAFSIHPSGSLEQAEPWIGRFLERWETMDLPSNRIWNVNFPKGEPKGFRLTSQDSRAYHDLVERRTDPRNTPYFWIGGDAGPTYAKAPGSDAGAVFEGFASVTPLRLDLGCPETLARQADFDSAFNG, from the coding sequence ATGTCCGAACGCCTGATCCTGCTCACCAACGACGATGGCCTCTGGGCCCCCGGCCTGTCGGCGCTCGCCCGGGCGGCCGCCCGCTTCGGCCGCGTGGTCACCGTGGCCCCGGACCGCAACCGCTCGGCCATCTCCTCGGCCCTCAGCCTCCACAACATCCTCCGCCTGCATGAGATCGGCCCCGACCGCCACGCCTGCGACGGCACGCCCGTGGACTGCGTCCTGCTGGGCGTCTGCGAGGTGCTCGACCGCAAGCCGGACTGGGTGCTGTCCGGCATCAACCACGGGTTCAACCTGGGGGAGGATGTCTTCTACTCGGGCACCGTGGGCGCCGCCTTCGAGGGCCGCCTCCAGGGCGCGCGGGCCGCGGCCTTCTCCATCCACCCCTCGGGCTCGCTGGAGCAGGCCGAGCCCTGGATCGGGCGCTTCCTCGAGCGCTGGGAGACCATGGATCTCCCCAGCAACCGCATCTGGAATGTGAACTTCCCGAAGGGCGAACCCAAGGGCTTCCGCCTCACGAGCCAGGACAGCCGCGCCTACCACGACCTGGTGGAGCGGCGCACCGACCCCCGCAACACGCCCTATTTCTGGATCGGCGGCGACGCGGGCCCCACCTACGCCAAGGCCCCCGGCAGCGATGCCGGCGCCGTGTTCGAGGGCTTCGCCAGCGTGACGCCGCTGCGGCTCGACCTCGGCTGCCCGGAAACCCTGGCGCGGCAGGCCGACTTCGATTCGGCGTTCAACGGGTAG
- a CDS encoding acylphosphatase translates to MRIAFRVHGAVQGVGYRRFAAREAQALDLAGWVRNEADGSVAGEAEGPEAALAAFRARLAQGPAFAAVGRLDWGALDVRSSLPHPFEIYR, encoded by the coding sequence ATGCGGATCGCCTTTCGCGTGCACGGGGCGGTCCAGGGCGTGGGCTACCGCCGCTTCGCCGCCCGGGAGGCCCAGGCCCTGGACCTGGCGGGCTGGGTGCGCAACGAGGCGGACGGCTCGGTGGCCGGGGAGGCCGAAGGTCCGGAGGCCGCCCTGGCCGCCTTCCGGGCGCGCCTGGCCCAGGGTCCGGCCTTCGCCGCCGTGGGACGGCTGGACTGGGGCGCCCTAGATGTGCGATCCTCCCTTCCCCATCCTTTTGAGATCTACAGGTAG
- a CDS encoding adenine phosphoribosyltransferase, whose protein sequence is MSLSAPLASYVRDVPDFPKAGILFRDITPLLSNAEAFGVAVEAMAQPVLTLQPTHVLGLESRGFIFGSALAQKLGVGFVPARKPGKLPMPTHKEGYGLEYGTDALEIHTDAFGPGDRVLIVDDVMATGGTAAAAQRLVQRTGAQPVALTVFIELTSLPGREKVEGLPVFSVLRY, encoded by the coding sequence ATGTCCCTTTCCGCCCCCCTTGCCTCCTATGTCCGCGATGTGCCGGATTTCCCGAAAGCGGGGATCCTCTTCCGCGACATCACGCCCCTGCTGTCCAACGCCGAGGCCTTCGGCGTGGCCGTGGAGGCCATGGCCCAGCCCGTGCTCACCCTCCAGCCCACCCATGTGCTCGGCCTGGAATCGCGCGGCTTCATCTTCGGCAGCGCCCTGGCCCAGAAGCTGGGCGTGGGCTTCGTGCCCGCCCGCAAGCCCGGCAAGCTGCCCATGCCCACCCACAAGGAGGGCTACGGCCTGGAGTACGGCACCGATGCCCTGGAGATCCACACGGATGCCTTCGGCCCCGGCGACCGCGTGCTCATCGTGGACGATGTCATGGCCACCGGCGGCACGGCGGCGGCGGCCCAGCGCCTGGTGCAGCGCACCGGCGCCCAGCCCGTGGCCCTCACCGTGTTCATCGAGCTGACCTCCCTGCCCGGCCGCGAAAAGGTCGAAGGGCTGCCCGTCTTCAGCGTGCTGCGGTACTGA
- a CDS encoding NAD-dependent epimerase/dehydratase family protein gives MENRQPASTGTCLIAGCGYTGVRLARRLVARGPVLALVRSPTSAAALTAELAYADLQAQALARALDLDAPGAFEVPRDLESVLYLAPPPGHGEGDPRFQRFLAGLGGARPKVLVYLSTTGVYGDAQGRAVDEATPPVPGDAAGRRRLAAEQAAFAWGAERGVRSVALRVAGIYGPGRLPLERLRSGEPVLRPEDSGPGNRIQVEDLVAACLAALDRPVAGPVNVTDGDPRSIGAFLELVARLAGLPAPRRVTLEEARRELSPGMLAFLLASRRVLNRRLVENLGVTLRYADPEAGVRESLRQMGLISTAAR, from the coding sequence ATGGAGAACCGGCAGCCGGCATCGACGGGCACCTGCCTCATCGCGGGGTGCGGCTACACCGGGGTCCGGCTGGCGCGGCGCCTAGTGGCGCGGGGCCCGGTGCTGGCCCTGGTGCGGTCGCCGACTTCCGCCGCCGCCCTGACGGCCGAGCTGGCCTATGCGGACCTCCAGGCCCAGGCTCTGGCCCGGGCCCTGGACCTGGACGCTCCCGGAGCCTTCGAGGTCCCCCGGGATCTGGAATCCGTGCTGTACCTGGCGCCGCCCCCCGGACACGGAGAGGGCGATCCCCGGTTCCAGCGCTTCCTGGCGGGGTTGGGCGGGGCCCGGCCCAAGGTGCTGGTCTACCTGAGCACCACCGGGGTCTATGGCGACGCGCAAGGCCGGGCCGTGGACGAGGCCACGCCGCCGGTGCCCGGGGATGCGGCCGGCCGTCGCCGCCTGGCGGCGGAGCAGGCGGCCTTCGCCTGGGGCGCCGAGCGCGGCGTCCGCTCCGTGGCGCTGCGCGTGGCCGGGATCTACGGGCCGGGCCGCCTGCCCCTGGAGCGGCTGCGGAGCGGCGAGCCGGTTTTGCGGCCCGAAGATTCGGGGCCCGGCAACCGGATCCAGGTGGAGGATTTGGTGGCGGCCTGCCTGGCGGCCCTGGACCGGCCCGTCGCCGGGCCGGTCAATGTGACGGACGGGGACCCCCGCAGCATCGGGGCCTTCCTGGAGCTGGTGGCGCGGCTGGCGGGGCTCCCTGCGCCGCGCCGGGTGACCCTGGAGGAGGCGCGCCGCGAGCTGAGCCCCGGCATGCTGGCCTTCCTCCTGGCTTCCCGGAGGGTGCTCAACCGGCGCCTGGTGGAGAACCTGGGCGTGACCCTGCGCTACGCGGACCCCGAAGCCGGCGTGCGCGAAAGCCTGCGGCAGATGGGGCTGATCAGTACCGCAGCACGCTGA
- a CDS encoding DNA/RNA non-specific endonuclease — protein sequence MTIHLRLGRRALCLALLGGLALTPWAQAHPLPSSERSERGAGDEQAPPSARGNQTHKASHIKILSQPLSQTKVLGEPAVFTVVAEGKPRRLHYQWWKDGRRVGQDAPNYLIPATEAQHAGAYAVTVRNPTGSVTSDPAVLTVNFPPTITLQPVSQTVDQGMGVTFTVAAGAEGGAALGYQWRKDGAPIPGATAATFSLAATAAADAGSYEAVVSSLLNGTVASITSLPAILKVNLPPTILVQPKTQTVRPPDAVTFTVTARANNGGSLAYAWKKNGALLDGATSASYTVPSTEFALNADTYSVSVSEGNLGTESGPVQALASVPAPTYAGDPIPVPSRPLTVLPSLHVDPVQFPNGAFRLGYDETLKNPVWTAYVNFPVKSPYPNSTADYKADGRLEAPQVGKDDYTGIYTGGAGFPDSYDRGHQVPRADVSYRYTPVAGDDATIMSNLVPQISQFNQQTWQKLEDAIGGTQGGATNGLTSFKGRVWVYTGSVFPVTPTWWNSKVTPGLRIAIPEACYKIVLHEKTPGHPEVLALLLPNTWGLANSTATLTGYVTSVARIESLTGLNFFPQLAAVAPDLDIPTWKATVDVRGWKVPFEQATGPNVHMIQPSYDTTVEVGSTVIFEGAATPGASAGTAIAAASWTFGDASPSSTGFSTAHQYASAGSFQATFTASDDLGTSNTLTRVIRVIPPASSNEAPTTAPAVLENQAATTGQALTVAFTVVDDRTLAGLVKVAAVSDNATLLPTSGIQTTNASGAVTLRLAPAAGQEGTATVTVTLTDGDGATSTRTFLLTVKAAATNTLVETFEAGTKTAYAAANVTFASGVWTLADALVGTSASDPKSDLKSIRVRNGVVTMAFDWPKGAQTVSVNHAKYGTDANSTWELYYSVDSGSTWTLAGPAVTSSTTALSPAVFALNQPGPIRFEFRKVGGTTTRFNLDDFRIQGY from the coding sequence ATGACGATCCACTTGCGCCTCGGGCGCCGGGCGCTCTGCCTGGCCCTGCTGGGCGGTCTCGCCCTCACCCCCTGGGCCCAGGCCCACCCCCTCCCGTCCTCTGAACGCTCCGAGCGAGGGGCCGGAGACGAGCAGGCTCCCCCGTCCGCCCGGGGGAATCAGACCCATAAAGCCTCGCACATCAAGATTCTCTCCCAGCCCCTCAGCCAGACGAAGGTGTTGGGAGAACCGGCCGTCTTCACGGTCGTGGCTGAGGGAAAGCCCCGGCGGCTCCATTATCAGTGGTGGAAGGACGGGCGGCGGGTCGGCCAGGACGCGCCCAACTACCTGATTCCGGCGACCGAAGCCCAGCACGCCGGGGCCTATGCCGTCACCGTGCGCAATCCCACCGGCAGCGTCACCAGCGACCCTGCGGTCCTGACGGTCAACTTTCCGCCGACGATCACGCTGCAGCCCGTGTCCCAGACCGTCGACCAGGGGATGGGTGTGACCTTCACGGTGGCCGCGGGCGCCGAAGGGGGCGCAGCCCTGGGTTACCAGTGGCGGAAGGACGGGGCTCCGATCCCTGGCGCGACCGCTGCCACCTTCAGTCTGGCGGCCACCGCTGCGGCGGATGCGGGCAGCTACGAGGCGGTGGTCTCCAGCCTTCTGAACGGCACGGTCGCCTCGATCACCTCGCTGCCGGCGATCCTCAAGGTGAACCTTCCCCCCACCATCCTGGTGCAACCCAAGACGCAGACGGTCCGGCCCCCCGACGCCGTGACCTTCACTGTGACGGCCCGGGCGAACAACGGGGGATCCCTGGCCTACGCCTGGAAGAAGAACGGTGCGCTTCTCGACGGGGCGACCTCGGCTTCCTACACCGTGCCCTCCACCGAGTTCGCGCTGAACGCGGACACCTATTCCGTGTCCGTGAGCGAAGGGAACCTCGGCACCGAGAGCGGGCCGGTCCAGGCTCTGGCCTCGGTCCCCGCGCCCACTTACGCCGGTGATCCCATTCCGGTGCCGAGCCGACCCCTGACGGTGCTGCCCTCCCTCCATGTGGATCCCGTCCAGTTCCCCAACGGGGCCTTCCGGCTGGGCTATGACGAGACCCTGAAGAACCCCGTGTGGACGGCCTATGTGAATTTCCCCGTGAAGTCCCCGTACCCGAATTCGACGGCGGACTATAAGGCGGACGGCCGCCTGGAAGCCCCCCAGGTCGGCAAGGATGACTACACCGGAATCTACACGGGCGGCGCGGGGTTCCCCGACAGCTATGACCGCGGCCATCAGGTGCCTCGGGCCGATGTCTCCTACCGCTACACCCCGGTGGCGGGCGACGACGCCACGATCATGAGCAATCTCGTCCCCCAGATATCCCAGTTCAACCAGCAGACCTGGCAGAAGCTGGAGGATGCCATCGGCGGCACCCAGGGGGGCGCCACCAACGGCCTGACCTCTTTCAAGGGGCGGGTCTGGGTCTACACGGGGTCCGTGTTTCCGGTCACCCCGACCTGGTGGAACTCCAAAGTCACGCCGGGACTCCGGATCGCGATCCCCGAGGCCTGCTACAAGATCGTCCTCCACGAGAAGACCCCCGGACACCCCGAAGTACTCGCCCTCCTGCTGCCCAACACCTGGGGCCTGGCGAACAGCACCGCCACCCTGACGGGGTATGTGACCTCGGTGGCTCGGATCGAGTCGCTGACGGGGCTCAATTTCTTCCCCCAGCTGGCCGCGGTCGCTCCGGACCTGGACATCCCCACCTGGAAGGCCACCGTGGATGTGCGCGGTTGGAAGGTCCCCTTTGAGCAGGCCACCGGGCCCAATGTCCACATGATCCAGCCCAGCTATGACACCACCGTCGAGGTGGGCAGCACGGTGATCTTCGAAGGCGCAGCCACCCCCGGCGCCTCGGCAGGCACGGCCATCGCCGCGGCGTCCTGGACCTTCGGAGACGCCAGCCCCAGCAGCACGGGGTTCTCGACGGCCCACCAGTACGCGAGCGCGGGTTCCTTCCAGGCGACCTTCACCGCCAGCGATGACCTGGGCACCAGCAACACCCTCACCCGGGTGATCCGCGTCATTCCGCCGGCCTCCAGCAATGAGGCGCCCACCACGGCGCCGGCCGTGCTGGAAAATCAGGCCGCCACCACGGGGCAGGCTCTCACAGTGGCCTTCACGGTGGTCGACGACCGCACCCTGGCTGGCCTGGTCAAGGTGGCGGCTGTCTCCGACAACGCGACGCTGCTGCCGACCAGCGGCATCCAGACCACCAACGCCTCGGGCGCCGTCACCCTGAGGCTCGCCCCCGCGGCGGGCCAGGAGGGGACGGCGACCGTCACCGTCACGCTCACGGATGGAGATGGCGCGACCTCGACACGGACCTTTCTCCTCACGGTCAAGGCCGCGGCCACGAACACCCTGGTCGAAACTTTCGAGGCCGGGACCAAGACGGCCTACGCCGCCGCCAATGTGACCTTTGCCTCCGGTGTCTGGACCTTGGCCGACGCGCTGGTCGGCACCAGCGCCAGCGATCCGAAGAGCGACCTCAAGAGCATCCGGGTGCGCAACGGCGTCGTGACCATGGCCTTCGACTGGCCGAAGGGGGCCCAGACGGTGTCCGTCAACCACGCGAAGTACGGAACGGACGCCAATTCCACCTGGGAGCTGTACTACTCGGTGGACAGCGGAAGCACCTGGACTCTGGCCGGCCCGGCCGTCACGAGCAGCACGACGGCGCTCTCGCCTGCGGTCTTCGCCCTGAACCAGCCGGGCCCCATCCGGTTCGAGTTCCGGAAAGTCGGCGGCACCACCACTCGGTTCAATCTGGACGACTTCCGGATCCAGGGGTACTGA